In Candidatus Manganitrophus morganii, the genomic window TCGAATCGGAATTCCGGCATTTCGGATTTGAGACCGGGTCTGCATCGGGTTTTCATCTTTAAAACAAAAGTAGGTGCCGGCGGCGACGGCATCGGCCCGTCCGGTTTGGAGCCCCTCCACGAAATGAGCGGCCGCGCCGCACCCGCCCGACGCAATGACCGGAATCGAGACCGTTTCCGCCACCCGCCGGGTCAGTTCCAGATCGAGTCCGCAGCGCATCCCGTCGCGGTCGATCGACGTCAGCAGAATCTCGCCCGCGCCGCGCCTTTCCCCCTCGATCGCCCACGCGACCGGATCGAGCTCTGTTTTGATTCTTCCTCCGTTGATCCACACCCGGAAGTCCCCTTCTTTTTCGCTTCGACAATCGATGCTCAACACCACACACTGCGCGCCGAAGACCTCCGCCGCATCGTTGATAAGGTCCGGGGTTTCAACAGCCGCGGTGTTGATGCTGACCTTATCGGCCCCGCTCGAGAGGAGATCTCGAAAATCGTCAATCGACCTCACCCCACCCCCGACTGTAAACGGCATGAAGATCTCCTCCGCCGCTCTGCGGATCACCTCCAAGATCGGCTTACGATGATCCGACGAGGCATCCAGATCGAGAAAAATCAGCTCATCCGCCGCCTGCGCTTCGTAGATCTTCGCCTGAGAGACCGGATCGCCGATCTCCAGGACTTCCTTAAATTGAATCGTGGTGACCAGGACTTTTCGATCCGATCCGCCATGAGCGCTCGTCTTCATCTGAAGCTTCGGGATCAATCGGCGCTTCAGCATCGTCCCCTCACGGCTTCCAACTGAGAAAATGCTCCAGGACCTTCAGGCCGTAATCCTGGCTCTTCTCCGGATGAAACTGGGTCGCAAAAATATTGCCCTTCCGGACCGCGGCGGTCACCGGCCCGCCATAATCGCAAGTGGCCTCGATGATCGCCTGATCGTCGCATTTTACGAAATAAGAGTGGACGAAGTAGAAATCGGGCGACGGAGGAAGCGTTTCGAAAAACGGACTCCCGGTCCGGTAACGGATCTCATTCCAACCGATCTGAGGCACGCGGAGAGAAGGCTCCCCCGGTTGGAGACGAACCACATCGGCCTCCAGCCAACCGAGCCCGGAATGCTCCCCTCCCTCAAAGCTTCGCCGGGCCATCGCCTGCATTCCGAGACAGATCCCCAGGATCGGCTTGCCCAAACGAAGCACCGCTTCTTCCAAAGCTTCGATCAGGCCATTATTTTTGAGATTCATCATGCAATCCCGGAACGCGCCGACGCCGGGCAGGACAATCCGTTCAACCTGTCTCAGATCATCCCCCTCCCGGCAAAGGGTCACTTCGGCCCCGACCATCTCCAATGCATGACGGACCGAGAGGAGATTTCCCATTCCGTAATCGACGATGCCGATCATGGAGCCCCTTTGCCGTTCGTCACACCCGCTTGTGCATTTCTCTGCCGCCACCGATTGAGCTGAACCTCCGCCTCTTTCCGAGGCATGGCACCTTGTCTCGACCAGAGATCATAATCATGGAGCTTCTCTCCCGGAAGAACCTTCAACGGATCATGCTCGTAAGGTGAAACGACGTGGCTCAGGGCGATCTGAACAAATTCTTCTTCACTCAAGCCGACATACTCCAGAAACAGATCGAGACTAGGTGGGCGCTTCCCTTCATATTTTTGGATCAATGCGACCGCCTCTTCACGGGTCATCCGGTGGTTTCGAATATCGAGAGAGGCGAGATGGGAGGGACGGGTGTATCCTCGTTTGATGAATTTGATGTAATCCCGGACCCCCTGCATGTAACATTCGATCTTTTCGTATCCATAACCCGGGGGAACATTCTCCACCTGATCTTCTCTCCATCCCAATTCTTCCTGAATGATCCTGACCTGCCGCTTGACGTCCCAAGGAATGTAAGAGCCGAGGCAGACCGATCGATAATGGATCTTCCGCAACTCTTTGAGCGGGGGATAGGTAAACGGTTTCAGATCCCGCTCATCCACCGCCCCCTCCAGCCGAACGAGCATATCTTGGGCGGTGATTCCCAAATTCACAAAGCGGTTAAACCGCTTCTCATCGACCTCCTCCGGCTGGTCGTAACTATAGTAAGCCGTATATTCCGAGGAAGGCTCTCCCCATATCACCAGCGGAACATTGTAACGCAGAGCGACCCGCATCGGGTAGGCGAAGATCCCGGTGTGGCAATGCCAGCAAAAGTCCCCCTTCTCCAGAAACGTCTGAAGCATCAACTTCTGCACTACTTTCCAGTTCGGGGTAAAGTGATGGAAATCGACCCCCAGTTTCCGGAGGGTCCGACGGGTGTTTTCGATGACGTTCGGACGGAGAAATCCGTGATCGAAACGGACCACCAACGGCCGGAGACCGTATTCCTTGACGAGATAGTAAAGGGTCCAGGTGCTGTCTTTTCCGCCGCTAAAAGGGATGATGCAATCGTAATCGGATTTGTCCCGATGCGCCGCGATCAAAACATCGAGTTCCTTTTTCTTCGCCGCCCAATCGATCTGAGTCTGCTTGTACTCCTGCTGACGGCAGATGTTGCAGACCCCTTCCGCGTCGAAGGTGATCGTTTCGTGGGTCTCCGGAAGAACACACCGGGTGCAGCGCCTCAATTCCGCCATCTTCGTCTCCCTAAACCTTCCGAAAGACCGGCTCCAGAAACCGTCCTTCGATCATTTCATCGAGTATGTTGTATTCCAGGGTGTATTTCAGGATCTCCATCACTTCGTCGTAGACCGACAAGACCCGGTCGATTTTTTCATGATCGTGAGGGAGAGAAACATTATGCCCTCCGGTAAAGAGGACCCCCCGCTTGACGCACTCTTGCTGGAAGAGCGTTTTCATCTTCAGGACCGCCTTCTCCTCCCCTTTGAAATTGAGGACCGTCCGAATCGGATAGCCGTCGATCGAAAGGGTCGCTTCCAGCCCCTTCTCACGAATCTGCTGCTCGATTCCGTTCTTCAACCGCTCCCCTTGCTTCCAAAGGAAAGGGGTCACCTTATTTTCAAGGATGTATTGGATCGTCGCGATCGCCGCCGCAATCGAAAGGGTCTCACCCCCGAAGGTAAACGAGAAGAAGATCTCATCGAAGAACTTCATGATGTCCCGTTTTCCGACAATGGCGGAGACCGGCATTCCGTTGGCCATCGCTTTGCCGAAACAGGCGAGGTCGGGGGTCACATCGAAATAGGCCTGCGCGCCGCCGATATCAAACCGAAAGCCGGTGACCACCTCGTCGAAAACCAGAATCGCCCCCTGTTCGTGCGCCATCTTCTTCACTTTGGCGAGAAAATTCTTTTGAGGCGGTTCGAGGCTGACCGGCTCCAGGATCACACAGGCGATCTGATTCGGATGGCGGTCGAAAACGGCCTGAAGACTCTCGATCCGGTTGTACTGGAACGTGACCGTTTTTTTCTTCACCTCCTCCGGAATGCCGAGGCTTCGCGTCGTGGTGGCGATATACCAATCTTGCCAGCCGTGATAACCGCAGCAGGCGACGATTTCCCTCCCGGTGGCGGCCCGCGCCAGACGGACGGCGGCGGAGGTGACATCGGAGCCGTTCTTCCCGAACCGGACCATCTCGGCGGAGGGGATGATCCGGGTGAGCAGCTCGGCCAGGTCGTATTCGAGATGATGAGGAAGGGTATAGGCCGTTCCTTTTTTCAGCGTCGCCTCGATCTCTCGGTTGACCGGCTCAAACGCATACCCGAGAAGACAGGCCCCCAGCCCCATCGTGAAGTCGATGAATCGGTTTCCATCAAGATCGGTCAGAAGCGCCCCCTTTCCCTCCCGCACGAAAAGCGGCGCGGCGCCGACGCTGAACTGGAGGGACGACTTGCTGAAGGTCTGCGATCCCCCCGGGATGATCCGCATGACCTTGTCGAATTGGGAGAGACTCTTCTCGAATCGGAGCGGCTTCCCTTTCATCGCTTGAATGCCGGTCTTGTCCCCTTCCAAAGAACGCCGATATCCCTCGTTCGGCACGATGTGTTTTGTCTTTTCGACCAATGTGGGATTCGCTTTGACGAGACCCGCCACGTCGGCGTAGGTGAAGTCGCGTCCTTCCAATTGTTTGAGGATCGATTCGAGAACGTCGGCATCTTCCTTGTAATCGAGACTGAGATGAATATGGGAGAGGTCCTCCTCCTCATAAGGAAGAAAGGCGGTGTTGAACCGCTTTGATCGTCGAAGATACGGCCCTACATGTTCCCGCTCGGACGGCAGCTTCGCCTCCGAGTCGGCCTTCAGGATCGCCTTCCCCGACATCACCTCCACGTCGAAGCCGTCGATGATCCTCGTCAGGATCAGGTAGTCGGGTTTGAGCGCATCGAATTGGGTCAGCGCATGCTGGACAAGCCGAGGGTCGGTGAGAAGACAATCGCCGGTGATCCGGACCACCGCGTCAAGCCGATAGGCCCGAACCGCCTTGGCAAACCGGCTGAGGACATCCTCCACGCTCCCCCGGACCACCTGCCAACCGCGCCTCTGGGCAATCTCCGCCAAAGGATCGTCCTCCTTTGCCTCGGAGGTGGCCAAGATCCGTTGATCGATCGCGATCTTCTCGCATCGCTCCAGGACCCATTCGATCGCCGGACGTCCGAGTAAAGGATGGAGCATCTTCCGCGGATAACGACTGGAACCGTTTCTGGCCTGAACCACCACCGCACGCGGCATGTCAACACACCTCCAGAGAATAAAGCTTCGCCCCTTCGACGAAAATCTTCAACGTCACCTCTCCCCTTACGCCGGTCCGGAGAAGGTGATCCGAAGAATCGATCCCCTCCATCCGGCAAGATTCCACCGGTTGTCCCCCTTTGAACAGATCGATCCTCACCCTTCCCCCGGTGGCGTCTGCATTGATCCGGAGGGTTCCTTTTCGACAGGTCAACGGTTTTGTCGTCATTGTCCCCTTCGCGCCGGCGGCATACACAAACCCATCTTTCCTCAACGTGGCCAGGCCGACGCTGAACCGATGGCTCTGTTCGTCGAACAGAAGTTGGGCGTTGCCGACGCCGTGGCTGAAATTCGACCCGCCGTAGTAGAGATCGATTCCCTCTTTCCTGAAGAGGGGGAGATTCGCTGTGGTGATCATCCCCGAGTCCCATCCCGATTCGCTCAGCGGAATCAACGGCTCATCCGAGAAACGGGTCCACTGTTTCCCGTCGGGACTGGTCGCGAGGAAAACTTCCATCTTTCCCTCGTGGGTTCCTTTTGCAAACTCATAATCCATGTAAAAGAGCCAGAGAAGTCCAAGGTAACCGGCGCCGTAATTGAAACCGCAAAGCCCGTAGAAGTCGGCCCACTTGAATCCACGCGCGACGGCCAGCCGATCGTCCGCCGCGGAGGGGGTCCAGATCGTTTCGGGCGGCGACCACCGGATAAAGTCGTCGCTTTCGGAATAACCGACCGATCGCCGCGTCCTTCCCTCTTCATCGATGACGTAGGTTTTGGCAAAGGCGATAAACTTCTTTTTTAGATCGTCCTTAAAAACGGGGGAGACATCGCTGACCCAATTTTTCTTTGTTTTCGGATTCGGAAATCGCATCAGCGGGAGGACGGGATTTCCCTCATACTCCTTGAAGTGAATCCCGTCCTCTGAAAATGCGACGCGGTAGCCTTCATTGGTAAAGCCGAATAATTTATAGGGGCGCTTCGAATCCTCCGGATCGTAGATCACGCTCGGGATGTGGTAAGTCGAAACGATGTTCGTCTTCCAGTAACCCGGGCTTCCATTTCTGAACGCAATCGCCTTTGTTTCTCTTTCTTTCTCCGATTCGATGGTGGGATAAAACCGCCTCTCATCGACCCGCCACTTGTTGATGAGGGGCTTCTCCCATTTTTTCCCGTCGCGGGATCGCGCATAGTTCACGAAGAAATCATCTCCGTCGAGATAGGATTGATACCACATATGAAGCTGTCCGTTTTTCTCCAAAACCGAACCGTAGAGATAGGCGTGAATACCCTCCCAAGGATATTGTGGAAAGAGGACCGGCCCCTCTTTCGTGACCAACCCCTGCTTTAGTTCAATCCCTTCCACAGAGGCGAGAGACGTCGTATCGGGAAATTGGATTTTCATCTTTTCCACCGGTAAGGAAGAAGGATATCCTCGTCGTCGACCTCCAGGTCGGCCAGTTGACCGGCGATCTGGCGATATCGGAGGAGGTTCTCATGGGTGAGGGCCTGGAGATTTGTTTTCAGATGATCCGCGGAATCAACCCCCATCACCACCCCATCGATCCAAGGGTCGGTCGCGACAAATGCCAGCGGGAGCCATTCCGGCCGTAATTGAGCATTTTCAGAGAGTTCCCGAATCTTCCTCACCTTCTTCTTCACCTTGCTCAAGTCGACCCCCAGCGCCTCCTCTTGCATGAAAAAGAGCCCCTGTAGAAAAACAGACCGCGCCAGCAAAAACACCCCCTGCGACTTCAGCCGTTCGAGGAGATTTCCCTTCTGAAAACGCCGGTCAAAGAGATTGATCGGGAACTCGATCGCAAGCGCTCCCGTTAAATCGCGGGCCGCTTCCAATGCTTCCTCCGGGTGATAAACGGAGAGACCGTAGCGTCCGATGACCTTTTCCTTGGAAAGTTTTTGAAGAACAGGCAGGATCACCTTCCCGAACCGCCGAACCGTTTCATACGAGTGGAGAAGGAGAACATCGATCGAAGGAACGTTCATCGCGCGAAGAGAATCGGTGATTTCTCTCTCCACCTCCATCGAATCGGCATACTCCTTCGAAGGGAGTTTGGTAATGACCCGGAGAGTCTTCCCCCGCGCTTTAAAATATTCCCCGATGATTTTTTCCGCGTCGCCGTATGCTTTGGCGGTGTCGATCCCCCAGACCCCTTGGGACTGCGCCGACGCGAGGATGCCGAAGACCTCCTCCCGGCTCAACTTTCTTTCATTCGCGATTCCATAGGACAAGCCGAAGTTCGCAGATCCGAGGATCCACTTCACATGAATCTCCTCCCCGACGAAGGAAGGAGAGGAAAGAATGTTATGCGCGGTCACGGAAGACCCGATCGACTGTTTCGATGACATAGGTCACCTCTTGTTGAGTCATCGCCGGAAAGATCGGAAGGCTGATCTCTCTTTGATAAAAGTTTTCCGCCGCCGGACAGAGGCCCTTTCGGTAGCCCATCTTCCGATAAACCGGATGCCGGTAAACAGGAAGATAGTGAACCTGGACTCCCAGGCCCTTCTCCCGGAGTAGATGGAAAACTTCTTTTTTATCTGCTTTAAGAGAATCTTTCAATCGGATCGGATAAAGATGGTAAGAGGACACCGAGCCTGCGGCTTCCACGGGGAGATCGAAATAGGGATTCCCGTTGAACGCCGTGTGGT contains:
- a CDS encoding imidazole glycerol phosphate synthase cyclase subunit, producing MLKRRLIPKLQMKTSAHGGSDRKVLVTTIQFKEVLEIGDPVSQAKIYEAQAADELIFLDLDASSDHRKPILEVIRRAAEEIFMPFTVGGGVRSIDDFRDLLSSGADKVSINTAAVETPDLINDAAEVFGAQCVVLSIDCRSEKEGDFRVWINGGRIKTELDPVAWAIEGERRGAGEILLTSIDRDGMRCGLDLELTRRVAETVSIPVIASGGCGAAAHFVEGLQTGRADAVAAGTYFCFKDENPMQTRSQIRNAGIPIRMHR
- the hisH gene encoding imidazole glycerol phosphate synthase subunit HisH: MIGIVDYGMGNLLSVRHALEMVGAEVTLCREGDDLRQVERIVLPGVGAFRDCMMNLKNNGLIEALEEAVLRLGKPILGICLGMQAMARRSFEGGEHSGLGWLEADVVRLQPGEPSLRVPQIGWNEIRYRTGSPFFETLPPSPDFYFVHSYFVKCDDQAIIEATCDYGGPVTAAVRKGNIFATQFHPEKSQDYGLKVLEHFLSWKP
- a CDS encoding N-acetyl sugar amidotransferase, yielding MAELRRCTRCVLPETHETITFDAEGVCNICRQQEYKQTQIDWAAKKKELDVLIAAHRDKSDYDCIIPFSGGKDSTWTLYYLVKEYGLRPLVVRFDHGFLRPNVIENTRRTLRKLGVDFHHFTPNWKVVQKLMLQTFLEKGDFCWHCHTGIFAYPMRVALRYNVPLVIWGEPSSEYTAYYSYDQPEEVDEKRFNRFVNLGITAQDMLVRLEGAVDERDLKPFTYPPLKELRKIHYRSVCLGSYIPWDVKRQVRIIQEELGWREDQVENVPPGYGYEKIECYMQGVRDYIKFIKRGYTRPSHLASLDIRNHRMTREEAVALIQKYEGKRPPSLDLFLEYVGLSEEEFVQIALSHVVSPYEHDPLKVLPGEKLHDYDLWSRQGAMPRKEAEVQLNRWRQRNAQAGVTNGKGAP
- a CDS encoding aminotransferase class III-fold pyridoxal phosphate-dependent enzyme, translating into MPRAVVVQARNGSSRYPRKMLHPLLGRPAIEWVLERCEKIAIDQRILATSEAKEDDPLAEIAQRRGWQVVRGSVEDVLSRFAKAVRAYRLDAVVRITGDCLLTDPRLVQHALTQFDALKPDYLILTRIIDGFDVEVMSGKAILKADSEAKLPSEREHVGPYLRRSKRFNTAFLPYEEEDLSHIHLSLDYKEDADVLESILKQLEGRDFTYADVAGLVKANPTLVEKTKHIVPNEGYRRSLEGDKTGIQAMKGKPLRFEKSLSQFDKVMRIIPGGSQTFSKSSLQFSVGAAPLFVREGKGALLTDLDGNRFIDFTMGLGACLLGYAFEPVNREIEATLKKGTAYTLPHHLEYDLAELLTRIIPSAEMVRFGKNGSDVTSAAVRLARAATGREIVACCGYHGWQDWYIATTTRSLGIPEEVKKKTVTFQYNRIESLQAVFDRHPNQIACVILEPVSLEPPQKNFLAKVKKMAHEQGAILVFDEVVTGFRFDIGGAQAYFDVTPDLACFGKAMANGMPVSAIVGKRDIMKFFDEIFFSFTFGGETLSIAAAIATIQYILENKVTPFLWKQGERLKNGIEQQIREKGLEATLSIDGYPIRTVLNFKGEEKAVLKMKTLFQQECVKRGVLFTGGHNVSLPHDHEKIDRVLSVYDEVMEILKYTLEYNILDEMIEGRFLEPVFRKV
- a CDS encoding aldo/keto reductase, with product MSSKQSIGSSVTAHNILSSPSFVGEEIHVKWILGSANFGLSYGIANERKLSREEVFGILASAQSQGVWGIDTAKAYGDAEKIIGEYFKARGKTLRVITKLPSKEYADSMEVEREITDSLRAMNVPSIDVLLLHSYETVRRFGKVILPVLQKLSKEKVIGRYGLSVYHPEEALEAARDLTGALAIEFPINLFDRRFQKGNLLERLKSQGVFLLARSVFLQGLFFMQEEALGVDLSKVKKKVRKIRELSENAQLRPEWLPLAFVATDPWIDGVVMGVDSADHLKTNLQALTHENLLRYRQIAGQLADLEVDDEDILLPYRWKR